From a region of the Mycobacterium sp. SMC-8 genome:
- a CDS encoding MBL fold metallo-hydrolase, translated as MQVTSVGHAGFRIDTKAGSILCDPWVNPAYFASWFPFPDNSELDWAALGDVDYLYVSHLHKDHFDPQNLREHVNKDAVVLLPDFPVPDLRRELEKLGFHTFFETTDSVKHRVSGPKGDLDVMIIALRAPADGPIGDSGLVIDDGETVAFNMNDARPVDLDVLHTDFGQVDVHMLQYSGAIWYPMVYDMPARAKEAFGTQKRQRQMDRCRQYIAQVGATWVVPSAGPPCFLDPALRSLNDDHADPANIFPDQVVFLDQMRSHGHDGGLLMIPGSTADLTGSQLNSLTHPIPDDDVLAIFTTGKAQYIADYAERMAPVLAAQKAGWAPAAGPPLLDPLRELFEPIMLASDQICDGIGYPVELRLSGPGHDETVVIDFPKRAVREAVPGEKFRYGFAIAPELVRTVLRDREPDWVNTIFLSTRFSAWRVGGYNEYLYTFFKCLTDERIAYADGWFAEAHDDSASITLDGWEIQRRCPHLKADLSKFGVVEGETLTCNLHGWQWNLASGRCLTTKGHELRSEKL; from the coding sequence GTGCAGGTCACCAGCGTCGGCCACGCCGGCTTCCGTATCGACACGAAGGCCGGGAGCATCCTGTGCGATCCGTGGGTGAACCCCGCGTACTTCGCGTCGTGGTTCCCGTTCCCGGACAACAGCGAGCTGGACTGGGCGGCCCTCGGTGACGTCGACTACCTGTACGTGTCGCATCTGCACAAGGACCATTTCGACCCGCAAAATCTCCGCGAGCACGTCAACAAGGACGCCGTGGTGCTACTGCCCGATTTCCCGGTGCCGGATCTGCGCCGGGAGCTGGAGAAGCTCGGCTTCCATACGTTCTTCGAGACCACCGACTCGGTGAAGCACCGGGTCAGCGGCCCGAAGGGCGATCTGGACGTGATGATCATCGCGCTGCGCGCCCCGGCCGACGGACCGATCGGTGACTCCGGCCTGGTAATCGACGACGGCGAGACCGTCGCGTTCAACATGAACGACGCCCGCCCGGTCGATCTGGACGTGCTGCACACCGACTTCGGCCAGGTCGACGTCCACATGCTCCAGTACTCCGGAGCGATCTGGTATCCGATGGTCTACGACATGCCGGCACGCGCCAAGGAGGCGTTCGGGACCCAGAAGCGGCAGCGCCAGATGGACCGGTGCCGCCAGTACATCGCGCAGGTCGGCGCGACGTGGGTGGTGCCGTCGGCCGGGCCGCCGTGCTTCCTGGATCCCGCGCTGCGCAGCCTCAACGACGACCACGCCGATCCGGCCAACATCTTCCCCGACCAGGTTGTGTTCCTCGACCAGATGCGCAGCCACGGTCACGACGGCGGACTGCTGATGATCCCCGGGTCGACGGCCGATCTCACCGGGTCGCAACTGAACTCGCTGACCCACCCGATCCCCGACGACGACGTACTGGCGATCTTCACCACAGGCAAGGCCCAGTACATCGCCGACTACGCCGAGCGGATGGCGCCGGTGCTGGCGGCGCAGAAGGCGGGGTGGGCCCCGGCGGCCGGGCCGCCGCTGCTGGACCCGCTGCGCGAGCTGTTCGAGCCGATCATGCTGGCCTCCGACCAGATCTGCGACGGCATCGGCTATCCGGTCGAACTGCGCCTGTCCGGTCCGGGCCACGACGAGACGGTGGTCATCGACTTTCCAAAACGCGCTGTGCGCGAAGCTGTTCCGGGTGAGAAGTTCCGGTACGGCTTCGCCATCGCGCCGGAGTTGGTGCGCACCGTGCTGCGTGACCGCGAGCCCGACTGGGTGAACACGATCTTTCTGTCCACCCGCTTCTCGGCGTGGCGGGTCGGCGGCTATAACGAATACCTCTACACGTTCTTCAAATGCCTGACCGACGAGCGGATCGCGTACGCCGACGGCTGGTTTGCCGAGGCTCACGACGACAGCGCCTCGATCACGTTGGACGGCTGGGAGATTCAGCGGCGCTGTCCGCACCTCAAGGCCGACCTATCGAAGTTCGGTGTGGTGGAAGGCGAGACGCTGACCTGCAATCTGCACGGCTGGCAGTGGAACCTGGCCAGCGGCCGCTGCCTGACCACCAAGGGCCACGAGCTGCGGTCGGAGAAGCTGTGA
- a CDS encoding 1-acyl-sn-glycerol-3-phosphate acyltransferase yields the protein MEPVFRTLEITAHLAVRATGTRITFRGEDNLPAVGGAVVAINHTGYVDWLPAALAASRRKRRMRFMIKAEMQDVRIIAWLIRHTGTIPVDRRAGSGAYAAAVQALRGGELVGVYPEATISRSFELKEFKSGAVRMAREAQVPIVPLIVWGAHRMWTKDHPRALGRNKIPVTVAVGEPIRPDGGDAAGLDRELRAKMTDLLHEAQKGYPRPSGAFWVPRRLGGGAPTPQEARRLEEAELAERARRRAENR from the coding sequence ATGGAACCGGTCTTCCGCACCCTGGAGATCACGGCACACCTGGCGGTCAGAGCCACCGGCACACGGATCACCTTTCGCGGGGAGGACAACTTGCCCGCCGTCGGGGGCGCCGTGGTGGCCATCAACCACACCGGGTACGTCGACTGGCTGCCGGCTGCGCTGGCGGCCAGCAGGCGCAAGCGGCGGATGCGGTTCATGATCAAGGCCGAGATGCAGGACGTGCGGATCATCGCGTGGCTCATCCGCCACACCGGGACCATCCCGGTGGATCGCCGCGCCGGTTCGGGTGCCTACGCCGCCGCGGTCCAGGCGCTTCGCGGCGGTGAGCTGGTCGGGGTGTATCCCGAGGCGACCATCAGCCGCAGCTTCGAACTCAAGGAGTTCAAGTCCGGCGCGGTGCGCATGGCCAGGGAGGCGCAGGTGCCGATCGTGCCGCTGATCGTCTGGGGCGCCCACCGGATGTGGACCAAGGATCATCCGAGGGCGTTGGGACGCAACAAGATTCCGGTCACCGTCGCGGTTGGTGAACCGATCCGGCCGGACGGCGGCGATGCCGCCGGTCTGGACCGGGAACTGCGCGCGAAGATGACCGATCTGCTGCACGAGGCGCAGAAAGGCTACCCGCGACCCAGCGGTGCGTTCTGGGTGCCGCGCCGGCTGGGCGGCGGAGCGCCGACGCCGCAGGAAGCCAGACGTCTGGAGGAGGCCGAGTTGGCGGAGCGGGCGCGTAGACGGGCCGAAAACCGGTGA
- a CDS encoding HAD family hydrolase, with product MKPLLIATDVDGTLLDDDENVSPRTRSVVRAVVDGGAQFVLATGRPPRWVPPIVDQLGFAPMAVCANGAVIYDPATDRIVSARTLATDALARLAEIATRIIPGAGLAVERVGNSAHDAATPQFVSSPGYEHAWLNPDNTEVSIEDLLSAPAVKLLIRKAGARSADMAAALAPHIGVEGDITYSTNNGLIEVMPLGISKAAGIEELARPQGIDAADVVTFGDMPNDVPMLDWAGLGVAMGNAHPDAVAAADEVTATNAEDGVARVLERWWL from the coding sequence GTGAAGCCGTTGCTGATCGCCACCGACGTGGACGGCACACTGCTCGACGACGACGAGAACGTCAGTCCGAGAACCCGTTCGGTGGTGCGTGCCGTGGTCGACGGCGGCGCACAGTTCGTGCTCGCGACGGGCCGGCCGCCGCGGTGGGTGCCGCCGATCGTGGACCAACTCGGGTTCGCCCCGATGGCGGTGTGCGCCAACGGCGCGGTGATCTACGACCCGGCGACCGATCGGATCGTCTCGGCGCGGACGTTGGCCACCGACGCGCTGGCCCGGCTCGCCGAGATCGCCACCCGGATCATCCCGGGCGCCGGGCTGGCGGTGGAGCGGGTAGGGAACAGCGCGCACGACGCCGCCACTCCGCAGTTCGTCAGCTCGCCGGGATACGAGCACGCCTGGCTGAACCCGGACAACACCGAGGTCTCGATCGAGGATCTGCTGAGCGCACCGGCGGTCAAGCTGTTGATCCGCAAGGCCGGGGCGCGCAGCGCCGACATGGCCGCCGCGCTGGCCCCGCACATCGGGGTCGAGGGCGACATCACCTACTCCACGAACAACGGGCTCATCGAGGTGATGCCACTGGGCATCAGCAAGGCCGCGGGTATCGAGGAACTGGCCCGGCCTCAGGGGATCGACGCGGCCGACGTGGTGACCTTCGGCGACATGCCCAACGACGTGCCCATGCTGGACTGGGCCGGGCTCGGCGTCGCGATGGGCAACGCTCACCCCGACGCCGTCGCGGCCGCGGACGAGGTGACCGCCACCAACGCGGAGGACGGCGTCGCCCGCGTCCTCGAGCGGTGGTGGCTGTAG
- a CDS encoding septum formation family protein, which produces MERMSEIPGPTPSPWWRSLQAASTRRALLLTALGGLLIAGVITALPTTDPNGGLTANSISLGPRGNDTFDHAKSGDCLNWPDRTPDAAEIVDCAGEHRFEVAQSVDMRTFPGSEYGPDAAPPSAARIQQISQEQCSAAVKRYLGVRFDPNSRFTISMLWSGDKAWRQSGERRMLCGLQLPGPNNQQLPFKGRVAEIDQSKVWPAGTCLGIDSATNQPTDIPIDCAAPHAMEVTGAVNLAAKFPDAVPPEPEQDTFIKDECTKLTDAYLAPIKLRDTTLTLVYSTVSLPSWSAGSRQVSCSIGATLGNGGWSTLLNSAKGPLMINGQPPVPPPDIPEERLNLPPIPMPESSGSSSDSSSSSSSSSSSSSSSSSGSSSDDSQQSTVHGPQTPAQPEQPAGQVPESGNTFLNGAPPAPPAPPADQLPPPPPPPVDQLPPPPAPAPPVPGPPLAPPPPPPPGV; this is translated from the coding sequence ATGGAGCGGATGTCAGAGATACCTGGCCCGACACCGAGCCCGTGGTGGCGGAGTCTGCAGGCCGCGTCGACCCGGCGCGCGCTGTTGTTGACGGCCCTCGGCGGCCTTCTGATCGCCGGGGTGATCACCGCCCTCCCGACGACCGACCCGAACGGCGGGCTCACCGCCAACTCGATCTCACTCGGCCCCCGCGGCAACGACACGTTCGACCATGCCAAGAGCGGCGACTGCCTGAACTGGCCGGACCGCACACCGGACGCCGCGGAGATCGTGGACTGCGCCGGTGAGCACCGGTTTGAGGTGGCGCAGTCGGTGGACATGCGGACGTTCCCGGGCAGTGAGTACGGCCCGGACGCCGCGCCGCCGTCGGCGGCACGCATCCAGCAGATCAGCCAGGAGCAGTGCTCGGCCGCGGTCAAGCGCTACCTCGGGGTGCGCTTCGATCCCAACTCCCGCTTCACCATCAGCATGCTGTGGTCCGGTGACAAAGCCTGGCGGCAGTCGGGTGAGCGGCGCATGCTGTGCGGCCTGCAGCTGCCCGGCCCGAACAACCAGCAGCTGCCGTTTAAGGGCAGGGTCGCCGAGATCGACCAGTCGAAGGTGTGGCCTGCGGGCACCTGCCTGGGTATCGACTCGGCGACCAATCAGCCCACCGACATTCCCATCGACTGCGCCGCACCGCACGCGATGGAGGTCACCGGTGCGGTCAACCTGGCCGCGAAATTCCCGGACGCGGTCCCGCCCGAGCCGGAGCAGGACACGTTCATCAAGGACGAGTGCACCAAGCTGACCGACGCCTACCTGGCCCCGATCAAACTGCGTGACACCACGCTGACGCTGGTCTACAGCACGGTGTCGCTACCGAGCTGGTCAGCGGGCAGCCGCCAGGTGTCGTGCAGCATCGGCGCCACCCTCGGCAACGGCGGCTGGTCGACTCTGCTCAACAGCGCCAAGGGCCCGTTGATGATCAACGGGCAGCCACCCGTCCCCCCGCCGGACATCCCGGAGGAGCGCCTGAACCTGCCGCCGATCCCGATGCCGGAGTCGTCCGGCAGCTCGTCGGACTCGTCGAGTTCAAGCTCGTCGTCTTCGAGCTCGTCGTCTTCGAGCTCGTCGGGTTCGAGCTCCGATGACAGCCAGCAGTCGACCGTGCACGGGCCGCAGACCCCGGCACAGCCCGAGCAGCCGGCCGGTCAGGTTCCGGAGTCGGGTAACACGTTCCTCAACGGAGCGCCGCCGGCTCCGCCCGCGCCCCCTGCCGACCAGTTGCCTCCGCCTCCGCCTCCGCCTGTAGATCAGCTGCCACCGCCTCCCGCACCGGCGCCACCGGTGCCCGGTCCGCCGCTCGCACCGCCACCGCCGCCGCCACCCGGGGTGTAG
- a CDS encoding 1-acyl-sn-glycerol-3-phosphate acyltransferase: MEPVYGTVIQLARLAWRVQGLKFTVTGVENLPKTGGAVIAINHTSYFDFTFAGLPAYRQGLGRKVRFMAKKEVFDHKVTGPIMRSLRHIEVDRDSGAASFEEACRKLREGEFVGVYPEATISRSFEIKAFKSGAARMAIAAEVPIVPHIVWGAQRIWTKGQPKNLWRPKVPISIAVGKPIEPTLPAAELTTVLHSRMQHLLEQVQDAYGPHPAGEFWVPHRLGGGAPTLAEANRMDAEEAAAKAAKRGAPGLDTGTAETPG, from the coding sequence GTGGAACCGGTATACGGCACTGTCATCCAGCTCGCGCGCCTGGCCTGGCGGGTCCAGGGCCTGAAATTCACGGTGACCGGGGTGGAGAACCTGCCGAAGACCGGCGGCGCGGTGATCGCGATCAACCACACCAGCTACTTCGACTTCACCTTTGCCGGCCTGCCGGCCTACCGGCAGGGCCTCGGGCGCAAGGTGCGGTTCATGGCGAAGAAAGAAGTCTTCGACCACAAGGTCACCGGCCCGATCATGCGCAGCCTGCGTCATATCGAGGTCGACCGCGACAGCGGCGCCGCATCGTTCGAGGAGGCCTGCCGCAAGCTGCGGGAGGGCGAGTTCGTCGGGGTCTATCCCGAGGCGACGATCAGCCGCAGCTTCGAGATCAAAGCCTTCAAGTCGGGCGCGGCGCGGATGGCGATCGCGGCGGAGGTGCCGATCGTGCCGCACATCGTGTGGGGCGCTCAGCGCATCTGGACCAAGGGGCAGCCGAAGAACCTGTGGCGGCCGAAGGTGCCGATCTCCATCGCGGTCGGCAAGCCGATCGAGCCCACGCTGCCCGCGGCCGAGCTGACCACGGTGCTGCACTCACGGATGCAGCACCTGCTCGAGCAGGTGCAGGACGCCTACGGGCCGCACCCGGCGGGCGAGTTCTGGGTGCCGCACCGGTTGGGTGGCGGGGCGCCGACGCTGGCCGAGGCCAACCGGATGGATGCCGAGGAGGCGGCGGCCAAGGCCGCCAAGCGCGGCGCACCGGGGCTGGACACCGGAACCGCCGAGACGCCGGGGTAG
- a CDS encoding N-acetylmuramoyl-L-alanine amidase — MLYRRPAPSILFSALAATVVLLPLAIAGVPDSGDSPSTAAPQVVEQPLADLGGGETIREVHQDTPFSMVALTSQDFGGTTVRLRARKDDGSWGPWYDAEPLEGVGADQPAPGGVRGTDPIFVGRTTTVQIAVTRPADAPATGPAAPGQPPAGPELGYIPANVEQPLPQNITAVLISPPQAPPDLVPMPNAATPAGQPPRIINRAEWGADEGMRCGEPRYDSRVRAGVVHHTAGSNDYTPQDSAGIIRSIYEYHTRTLGWCDIAYNAMVDKYGQVFEGRAGGMNRPVEGAHTGGFNHNTWGVAMLGNFDVVPPTPIQLRNTARLLGWVLGQSGVDPLGTVVLPSEGGSFTKFPFGSSPTLPAIFTHRDVGATECPGNAAYALMGQIRDIAARFNDPPGPEQLAETLRGGAIHAKWESLGGMNSFLGRPTSPEASGEGATRYVTFERGAVYWSPESGAEPVTGELYKAWGALGFERGALGLPTSAEIAEPLWIVQNFQHGTLNFDREKGTVTRVIDGVPVELPPDTGDSEPVQLERFTPPSNPV, encoded by the coding sequence GTGCTGTATCGGCGTCCCGCACCTTCGATACTGTTTTCCGCGCTCGCGGCGACAGTGGTGCTGCTGCCGTTGGCGATCGCCGGAGTCCCCGACTCCGGCGATTCCCCGTCGACGGCCGCACCGCAGGTGGTCGAGCAACCGCTGGCCGACCTCGGAGGCGGCGAGACGATCCGCGAAGTCCACCAGGACACCCCGTTCTCGATGGTGGCCCTGACCTCGCAGGACTTCGGCGGCACGACCGTGCGGTTGCGCGCCAGAAAGGACGACGGCTCGTGGGGGCCGTGGTATGACGCCGAACCCCTCGAGGGTGTCGGCGCCGACCAGCCCGCACCGGGCGGGGTCCGAGGCACCGACCCGATCTTCGTCGGGCGCACCACGACCGTGCAGATCGCGGTGACCCGCCCCGCCGACGCGCCCGCGACCGGGCCGGCCGCGCCCGGGCAGCCACCCGCCGGCCCCGAACTCGGCTACATCCCGGCCAACGTCGAGCAACCGCTGCCGCAGAACATCACCGCGGTGTTGATCAGCCCGCCGCAGGCGCCGCCGGACCTGGTGCCGATGCCCAACGCCGCGACGCCCGCAGGTCAGCCGCCGCGCATCATCAACCGGGCCGAATGGGGCGCCGACGAAGGCATGCGGTGCGGCGAACCGCGCTACGACAGCAGGGTCCGTGCCGGCGTGGTGCACCACACTGCGGGGAGTAACGACTACACCCCGCAGGACTCGGCGGGGATCATCAGATCGATCTACGAGTACCACACCCGGACCCTGGGCTGGTGCGACATCGCCTACAACGCGATGGTCGACAAGTACGGCCAGGTCTTCGAAGGACGTGCGGGCGGCATGAACCGACCCGTCGAGGGTGCGCATACCGGCGGCTTCAACCACAACACGTGGGGCGTGGCGATGCTGGGCAACTTCGACGTCGTCCCCCCGACACCGATCCAATTGCGCAACACCGCAAGGCTTCTGGGGTGGGTGCTGGGCCAGTCCGGGGTCGATCCGCTCGGCACGGTGGTGCTGCCGTCCGAGGGCGGCTCGTTCACCAAGTTCCCGTTCGGCTCGTCGCCGACGCTGCCGGCGATCTTCACCCACCGCGACGTCGGCGCCACCGAGTGCCCGGGCAACGCGGCCTACGCTCTGATGGGCCAGATCCGCGACATCGCAGCCCGATTCAACGATCCTCCCGGCCCCGAGCAGCTCGCCGAGACGCTGCGTGGCGGCGCCATCCATGCCAAGTGGGAATCCCTGGGCGGCATGAACAGTTTCCTCGGCCGGCCGACCTCACCCGAGGCGTCCGGCGAAGGCGCCACCCGCTATGTGACCTTCGAGCGCGGCGCGGTGTACTGGTCCCCCGAGAGCGGCGCCGAGCCCGTGACCGGAGAGCTGTACAAGGCCTGGGGCGCACTCGGATTCGAGCGCGGCGCGTTGGGCCTGCCGACCAGTGCCGAAATCGCCGAACCGCTGTGGATCGTGCAGAACTTCCAGCACGGCACCCTGAACTTCGACCGGGAGAAGGGCACCGTCACCCGCGTGATCGACGGTGTTCCCGTCGAATTGCCGCCCGACACCGGCGATTCGGAGCCGGTGCAGTTGGAGCGGTTCACCCCGCCGAGCAACCCCGTCTAG
- the serS gene encoding serine--tRNA ligase — MIDLKVLRENPDAVRASQLARGEDPGLVDALADADTARRAAISAADNLRAEQKAASRLVGKATPDERPALLAAAKDLAEKVKAAESAQAEAERVYSAAHMAISNLIIDGVPAGGEDDFVVLDTVGEPRAIDNPKDHLELGESLGLIDMERGAKVSGSRFYFLTGFGALLQLGLFQLAVRTATENGFTLMVPPVLVRPEIMAGTGFLGAHADEVYRVEADDLYLVGTSEVPLAGYHSGEILDLSAGPLRYAGWSSCFRREAGSYGKDTRGIIRVHQFDKVEGFVYSRPEDAEAEHTRLLGWQRHMLGLIEVPYRVIDVAAGDLGSSAARKFDCEAWLPSQQAYRELTSTSNCTTFQARRLSVRYRDENGKPQTAATLNGTLATTRWLVAILENHQQPDGSVRVPEALVPYVGTDVLKPKS; from the coding sequence GTGATCGACCTGAAGGTGCTGCGAGAGAACCCCGACGCCGTACGCGCTTCACAGCTGGCCAGGGGCGAGGACCCCGGTCTCGTCGACGCGCTCGCCGACGCCGACACCGCGAGGCGGGCCGCGATCTCGGCCGCCGACAACCTGCGCGCCGAGCAGAAGGCCGCCAGCAGGCTGGTCGGCAAGGCCACCCCGGACGAACGGCCGGCGTTGCTCGCCGCGGCCAAGGACCTCGCCGAGAAGGTCAAGGCCGCCGAGTCCGCCCAGGCCGAGGCCGAACGGGTCTACAGCGCCGCCCACATGGCCATCTCGAATCTCATCATCGACGGTGTCCCGGCCGGCGGCGAGGACGACTTCGTGGTGCTCGACACCGTCGGCGAGCCGAGGGCCATCGACAACCCGAAGGACCATCTCGAGCTCGGCGAGTCGCTCGGGCTGATCGACATGGAGCGCGGTGCCAAGGTGTCGGGGTCGAGGTTCTACTTCCTCACCGGGTTCGGCGCGCTGCTGCAGCTCGGCCTCTTCCAGCTTGCGGTGCGCACCGCCACCGAGAACGGCTTCACGCTGATGGTGCCGCCTGTGCTGGTGCGGCCCGAGATCATGGCAGGCACCGGCTTCCTCGGCGCCCACGCCGACGAGGTGTACCGCGTGGAGGCCGACGACCTGTACCTGGTCGGGACCTCTGAAGTGCCGCTGGCCGGCTACCACTCGGGCGAGATCCTCGACCTGTCGGCCGGGCCGTTGCGCTACGCCGGGTGGTCGTCGTGCTTCCGCCGTGAGGCCGGCAGCTACGGCAAGGACACCCGCGGCATCATCCGGGTGCACCAGTTCGACAAGGTGGAGGGCTTCGTCTACTCCAGACCCGAGGACGCCGAGGCAGAGCACACCCGGCTGCTCGGCTGGCAGCGGCACATGCTCGGACTGATCGAGGTGCCCTACCGGGTGATCGACGTCGCCGCAGGCGATCTCGGCTCGTCGGCGGCGCGCAAGTTCGACTGCGAGGCGTGGTTGCCGAGCCAGCAGGCCTACCGCGAGCTGACGTCGACGTCGAACTGCACGACGTTCCAGGCGCGCCGGCTGTCGGTGAGGTACCGCGACGAGAACGGCAAGCCGCAGACCGCCGCCACGCTCAACGGCACTTTGGCCACCACCCGGTGGCTGGTCGCCATCCTGGAGAACCACCAGCAGCCGGACGGCAGCGTGCGCGTCCCCGAAGCGCTGGTGCCGTATGTCGGCACCGATGTGCTGAAGCCGAAAAGCTAA
- a CDS encoding LuxR family transcriptional regulator: MSGVGGGYGPAASTAVGYFLAAARRQPVGMLIEGEAGIGKTTLWAGALARAAEAGFVVLSARTGEAESGLAHAAVADLLSTVDQDVLAALPGMQRLAADRVLLRKNTSGRQTDERVTAAALLSTVQILGAQAPVLIAVDDVQWLDPSSRAVLAFVARRLRGPAGVVVTERTGAQVGEPAASWLQVGTGALTRVQVTPMSLGALHAMLSARLGRRFSRPAIVRIAEVSGGNPLYALELARVMDGESWGPAVRLPATLAELVRLRVDRLDLQVRDMLLAAASATAPTVDLIAEAVERSADQVTTMLEAAEVSGVVVIEGNRVRFTHPLLASGIYDSAPPARRRELHRRLADLKQHPELRARHLAMSATVADDATLAALDAAADSARHRGAPAAAAEFMELAIRLGGDSVSRRIRAAEHHYAAGDMPRAATLLDGVIGELGSGVLRAIALNLLAGVRIFEDDYGAAVALLERACVDAEGHDAVHVSALLMLGFAQGMTGAFDRQIASVDLAVEIAERTRMPALTSQALATSVYVRCQAGDGLDEAALQRAVDLEDVDAAIPVPFRASATRGLTLAITGRLDEADRQLTDIAERCVQRGAEHDVMAVTGYRTLVAIWRGRYDEADRHAADLLERARQVGGSMVIPTSICAVAAAYRGREAHARELAHSALERGAGYAALTVWARAALSFLHVSRGDHSRSAAMAEPLIELYRPFRGTELIGCWFVPDAVEALIALGRHGEAEPMIAAFERNGAALDRAWLLAVGNRCRAMLCAAQGDLDGALAAVGRAMVQHDRLPMPFERARTQLVMGGIQRSLRRRDTAAGTVRGALRQFEQLGTPLWAERARTELARIDAGDRSGAELTDSERRIAELVASGMSNKEVADTLYVSVKTVETNLTRVYRKLGIRSRSQLGTRLT, from the coding sequence ATGTCCGGTGTGGGGGGTGGGTATGGCCCCGCGGCGTCGACCGCCGTGGGGTATTTCCTCGCAGCAGCCCGCAGGCAGCCGGTCGGGATGCTGATCGAGGGTGAGGCGGGCATCGGTAAGACCACGCTGTGGGCCGGAGCGCTCGCGCGCGCCGCCGAGGCCGGATTCGTGGTGCTCTCGGCGCGCACCGGCGAGGCCGAGAGTGGGCTGGCGCACGCCGCCGTCGCCGATCTGTTGAGCACCGTCGACCAGGACGTGCTGGCGGCGCTGCCCGGCATGCAGCGGCTGGCCGCCGACCGTGTCCTGCTGCGCAAGAACACCTCCGGCCGGCAGACCGACGAAAGGGTCACCGCCGCAGCACTGTTGAGCACCGTGCAGATTCTGGGGGCGCAGGCCCCGGTGCTGATCGCCGTGGACGACGTGCAGTGGCTCGACCCGTCCAGTCGCGCGGTGCTGGCGTTCGTGGCCCGCAGGCTCAGAGGACCCGCCGGTGTCGTCGTCACCGAACGGACCGGCGCGCAGGTCGGGGAGCCTGCCGCCTCCTGGCTGCAGGTCGGCACCGGTGCGCTGACCCGGGTGCAGGTCACGCCGATGAGCCTGGGCGCGCTGCACGCCATGCTGTCGGCTCGCCTGGGGCGCAGGTTCTCACGACCTGCGATCGTGCGGATCGCCGAGGTGTCGGGCGGCAACCCGCTCTACGCGCTCGAGCTGGCACGGGTGATGGACGGCGAGTCGTGGGGGCCGGCGGTGCGGTTGCCCGCGACGTTGGCAGAGCTGGTCCGGTTGCGGGTGGACCGACTCGACCTGCAGGTGCGCGACATGCTGCTGGCCGCCGCGTCGGCGACCGCACCGACGGTGGACCTGATCGCCGAAGCCGTTGAGCGCAGCGCAGATCAGGTGACCACGATGCTGGAAGCCGCGGAGGTCTCCGGCGTTGTCGTCATCGAGGGCAACCGGGTCCGCTTCACCCACCCGCTGCTGGCCAGTGGCATCTACGACAGCGCGCCGCCGGCCCGGCGGCGCGAGCTGCATCGTCGACTGGCCGACCTCAAGCAGCACCCCGAACTGCGCGCGCGGCACCTGGCGATGTCGGCCACCGTCGCCGACGACGCCACGCTGGCGGCGCTCGACGCGGCGGCCGACTCGGCGCGTCACCGTGGGGCGCCCGCGGCAGCCGCCGAGTTCATGGAACTGGCGATCCGGCTCGGCGGCGACAGCGTGTCCCGGCGGATCCGTGCGGCCGAACACCACTACGCCGCCGGCGACATGCCGCGGGCAGCCACCCTGCTCGACGGCGTGATCGGCGAACTGGGCTCAGGCGTGCTGCGCGCGATCGCGCTGAATCTGCTTGCCGGCGTGCGGATTTTCGAGGACGACTACGGCGCGGCCGTCGCCCTGCTGGAGCGCGCCTGCGTGGACGCCGAGGGTCACGACGCCGTGCACGTGTCTGCGCTGCTGATGCTGGGGTTCGCCCAAGGGATGACCGGGGCGTTCGACCGTCAGATCGCGTCGGTGGACCTGGCCGTCGAGATCGCCGAACGCACCCGGATGCCGGCGTTGACCAGCCAGGCGCTGGCAACGTCGGTGTATGTCCGGTGCCAGGCCGGGGACGGACTCGACGAAGCCGCGCTGCAGCGTGCGGTCGACCTGGAGGACGTCGACGCAGCGATCCCGGTCCCGTTCCGGGCCAGCGCGACCCGCGGCCTCACCCTGGCCATCACCGGTCGTCTCGACGAGGCCGACCGGCAGCTCACCGACATCGCCGAGCGGTGTGTGCAGCGCGGCGCCGAACACGACGTGATGGCTGTGACGGGGTACCGCACGCTGGTGGCGATCTGGCGCGGCCGATACGACGAGGCGGACCGGCATGCCGCGGACCTTCTGGAGCGAGCCCGGCAGGTCGGTGGGTCGATGGTGATCCCGACCAGCATCTGCGCGGTGGCGGCCGCCTACCGCGGCCGCGAGGCCCATGCGCGGGAACTGGCGCACAGCGCACTCGAGCGGGGCGCCGGGTACGCGGCGCTGACGGTCTGGGCGCGTGCGGCGCTGTCGTTTCTGCACGTGTCGCGCGGTGACCACTCCCGCTCGGCGGCGATGGCCGAACCGCTGATCGAGCTGTACCGGCCGTTCAGGGGGACCGAGCTGATCGGATGCTGGTTCGTGCCCGACGCCGTGGAGGCGCTGATCGCGCTCGGCCGGCACGGTGAGGCCGAGCCGATGATCGCTGCGTTCGAGCGCAACGGCGCGGCGCTGGACCGGGCGTGGCTGCTGGCTGTCGGAAACCGTTGCCGGGCAATGCTGTGCGCGGCGCAGGGTGACCTGGACGGCGCTCTTGCCGCGGTCGGGCGGGCGATGGTCCAGCACGATCGGTTGCCGATGCCGTTCGAGCGGGCCCGCACCCAGCTGGTGATGGGTGGTATCCAGCGCAGCCTGCGCCGCCGGGACACGGCGGCCGGCACGGTACGCGGCGCGCTGCGCCAGTTCGAACAGCTCGGCACGCCGCTGTGGGCCGAGCGGGCCCGCACGGAACTGGCGCGCATCGACGCCGGAGACCGCAGCGGCGCCGAGCTGACCGATTCCGAACGCCGGATCGCCGAACTCGTGGCCTCCGGCATGAGCAACAAGGAGGTCGCCGACACGCTGTACGTGAGCGTCAAGACGGTGGAGACCAACCTCACCCGGGTGTACCGGAAACTGGGGATCCGCTCCCGGTCTCAGCTCGGCACCCGGCTGACGTAG